In a single window of the Helicobacter felis ATCC 49179 genome:
- the acnB gene encoding bifunctional aconitate hydratase 2/2-methylisocitrate dehydratase, whose translation MHPFIQEYKEIEAQRAQENIPPLPLSAQQVESVVEILLHSKDSAECAFAKDLLIHRVSPGVDEGAQVKAQFLGQLALKKLECAHFSPLEAVEYLGTMLGGYNVAPLIEALQSGDQEIAKAACQALKSTLLVYNAFESIANLSKTNPLAKEVLESWADAEWFLNKPALPEKLELCVLKIDGETNTDDLSPASDAFTRSDIPLHANAMLKNRVENYQERLKNIKSKGVPVVYVGDVVGTGSSRKSATNSIMWHFGTDIPYVPNKRSGSVVIGGVIAPIFFATCEDSGALPLVADVKDLHEGDIIEVYPYKGEIHKQGKVVSTFKLEPTTLADEYRAGGRIALIIGRGLTNKARKFLGLEPSEVFAKPKQPAQSQKGYTLAQKMVGRACGLEGVRPGTYCEPTTTTVGSQDTTGAMTRDEVKELASLSFEADFVLQSFCHTAAYPKPSDVNLQATLPQFFTSRGGVALKPKDGIIHSWLNRMGLPDTLGTGGDSHTRFPIGISFPAGSGLVAFAAVTGTMPLNMPESVLVRFKGEMQPGITLRDLVNAIPYYAIKQGLLTVEKKGKKNIFNGRILEIEGLGNIKIEQAFEFSDASAERSAAACTVRLDKEPIIEYLNSNIKLIEQMIESGYEHKETLKRRAQKMQAWIDNPVLLEPDPDAEYAAVIEIDLNEIKEPILACPNDPDDVATLSEVLSNPKRPQQIDEVFIGSCMTNIGHFRAFGEIVKGAGASPIRLWIVPPTKMDEQQLIKEGYFSIFGAAGARTEVPGCSLCMGNQARVRDNAVVFSTSTRNFDNRMGKGAQVYLGSAELGAVCALLGKIPTPKEYLDLVASKLEARREEIYRYMNFHLMEKMAL comes from the coding sequence ATGCACCCATTTATCCAAGAATACAAAGAGATTGAGGCGCAACGCGCCCAAGAGAATATCCCCCCCCTACCTTTAAGTGCTCAACAAGTAGAGAGTGTGGTAGAGATTCTCTTGCACTCTAAAGATAGCGCAGAATGTGCCTTTGCTAAGGATCTATTGATTCATAGAGTGAGTCCGGGCGTGGATGAGGGCGCACAGGTCAAAGCGCAGTTTCTAGGTCAACTCGCGCTCAAAAAGTTGGAATGCGCGCATTTTAGCCCCTTAGAAGCGGTGGAGTATTTGGGCACGATGCTAGGAGGGTATAATGTCGCGCCCTTGATTGAGGCGCTGCAAAGTGGCGATCAAGAAATTGCCAAAGCCGCCTGTCAAGCTTTAAAATCCACGCTTCTAGTCTATAACGCCTTTGAGAGTATCGCCAACTTAAGCAAAACAAACCCTTTAGCTAAGGAAGTGTTAGAGTCTTGGGCGGATGCCGAATGGTTTTTAAATAAACCCGCTCTGCCTGAAAAGCTAGAACTCTGCGTGCTTAAAATTGATGGAGAAACTAATACGGATGACTTGAGTCCGGCTAGTGATGCCTTCACCCGTAGCGACATTCCCTTGCATGCTAATGCCATGCTCAAAAACCGCGTGGAAAACTACCAAGAACGCCTAAAAAACATCAAATCTAAGGGCGTGCCCGTTGTGTATGTGGGCGATGTGGTGGGCACGGGGAGTTCTCGCAAAAGCGCGACTAATTCTATCATGTGGCATTTTGGCACAGATATTCCCTATGTGCCTAATAAGCGCAGTGGGAGTGTGGTTATTGGGGGGGTGATCGCCCCCATTTTCTTTGCGACATGTGAGGATAGCGGGGCGTTGCCCCTTGTAGCCGATGTGAAAGATTTACACGAGGGGGACATCATTGAGGTTTATCCCTATAAGGGCGAAATCCATAAGCAGGGAAAGGTGGTGAGCACCTTTAAACTCGAGCCCACCACCCTAGCCGATGAATACCGCGCAGGGGGGCGCATTGCTTTAATCATCGGGCGTGGGCTCACCAATAAGGCGCGCAAATTCTTAGGGTTAGAACCCTCAGAAGTCTTTGCCAAACCCAAACAACCCGCCCAAAGCCAAAAGGGCTACACTTTAGCCCAAAAAATGGTGGGGCGTGCGTGTGGGCTAGAGGGTGTACGCCCGGGCACTTATTGTGAGCCCACTACTACCACTGTAGGAAGCCAAGACACCACCGGAGCGATGACGCGCGATGAGGTCAAAGAATTAGCCAGCCTGAGTTTTGAAGCCGATTTTGTGCTGCAATCCTTTTGCCACACAGCGGCCTACCCAAAGCCCTCCGATGTGAACCTACAAGCCACTCTGCCCCAGTTTTTCACCTCTCGGGGTGGGGTCGCGCTCAAGCCCAAAGATGGGATCATCCACTCATGGCTTAATCGCATGGGACTTCCAGATACTCTAGGCACGGGCGGAGATAGCCATACGCGTTTTCCTATCGGTATTAGTTTCCCCGCTGGTAGCGGTTTAGTGGCTTTTGCCGCGGTTACGGGCACCATGCCCTTGAATATGCCCGAGTCTGTACTGGTGCGCTTTAAGGGGGAAATGCAGCCGGGCATTACGCTTAGGGATTTGGTGAATGCGATCCCCTACTACGCCATTAAACAAGGTTTGCTCACCGTGGAGAAAAAGGGCAAGAAGAATATCTTTAACGGACGCATTTTAGAAATCGAGGGCTTGGGGAATATCAAAATCGAACAGGCTTTTGAATTTAGCGATGCGAGCGCGGAGAGGAGCGCGGCTGCCTGCACCGTGCGCCTAGATAAAGAGCCTATCATCGAGTATTTGAATTCCAATATTAAGCTCATTGAGCAGATGATAGAGAGCGGGTATGAACACAAAGAAACTTTAAAAAGGCGTGCCCAAAAAATGCAAGCATGGATTGATAACCCCGTGTTATTAGAACCCGATCCAGATGCGGAGTATGCCGCTGTGATTGAGATCGATTTAAATGAGATCAAAGAGCCTATTTTGGCATGCCCCAATGACCCAGACGATGTAGCCACTTTGAGCGAGGTGTTGAGTAATCCCAAACGCCCCCAACAAATCGATGAGGTCTTTATTGGCAGCTGCATGACTAATATTGGGCATTTTAGAGCCTTTGGGGAGATTGTCAAGGGGGCGGGGGCTTCGCCTATTCGCCTTTGGATTGTGCCCCCCACTAAAATGGACGAACAACAGCTCATCAAAGAGGGGTATTTTTCTATCTTTGGGGCTGCTGGGGCGCGCACAGAGGTGCCCGGATGTAGTTTGTGCATGGGCAATCAAGCACGGGTGCGCGATAATGCGGTTGTTTTCTCCACTTCTACGCGCAATTTTGATAACCGCATGGGCAAGGGGGCGCAGGTGTATTTGGGCAGTGCGGAGTTGGGCGCAGTGTGTGCGCTCTTGGGTAAAATCCCCACTCCAAAAGAGTATTTGGATTTGGTGGCTAGCAAATTAGAAGCCCGCAGAGAGGAGATTTATCGCTATATGAATTTCCATTTAATGGAAAAAATGGCTCTTTAG
- a CDS encoding MqnA/MqnD/SBP family protein encodes MRFGKIDYLNLLPFDVFIKAYPLRLPGFKTFLHLKKTYPAKLNRDFLFRRIDAGFISSIASLRAPHALDCGIIAHKQVRSVLALKQTPNSDHESATSNALCLVLGQQGQVLIGDKALRFYHQREPKVKFVDLATLWHAKTHLPFVFGRLCCGRYAPIYATLARAFRRKRIKIPHYILQKRAQESQLSREQILDYLKGISYKIASKERRSLCLFARALRFKRLPHPQRF; translated from the coding sequence ATGCGTTTTGGCAAGATCGATTATCTAAATTTGCTCCCTTTTGATGTGTTTATCAAGGCCTATCCTCTACGCTTGCCCGGATTTAAGACCTTTTTACACCTCAAAAAAACCTACCCCGCTAAACTCAACCGGGATTTTCTATTTAGGCGCATTGATGCGGGTTTCATCTCTTCTATTGCGAGCCTGCGCGCCCCACATGCCCTAGATTGTGGGATTATCGCCCATAAGCAGGTGCGTAGCGTATTAGCTCTCAAACAAACCCCCAACAGCGATCACGAGTCGGCAACCTCTAACGCTCTCTGCCTTGTCTTGGGGCAACAAGGGCAGGTTTTGATTGGAGATAAAGCCCTGCGTTTTTATCACCAAAGAGAACCTAAAGTAAAGTTTGTAGACTTGGCCACACTATGGCATGCTAAAACGCATCTACCCTTTGTTTTTGGGCGTTTGTGTTGTGGGCGTTACGCGCCAATTTATGCTACTCTAGCGCGCGCCTTTAGGCGCAAAAGAATCAAAATCCCCCACTACATTTTGCAAAAACGCGCCCAGGAGAGCCAGCTCTCAAGAGAACAGATTTTAGACTATCTCAAGGGCATTAGTTACAAAATCGCGAGCAAAGAAAGGCGATCTCTTTGTTTATTTGCCCGTGCCCTGCGCTTTAAACGATTACCCCACCCCCAGCGTTTTTAA
- a CDS encoding sulfite exporter TauE/SafE family protein, translated as MDMINLVLFLLLGGFTGLLSGFFGIGGGMVIVPVMLVLGHSYDSAVGISILQMVFSSVVGSWTNFKKGFLDVRTGIFVGLGGMVGASFSGLILRTFSHKFLLGVFILVTLYSFLRFAFKSKSPAVDSPQDFTLDTRTKLILVSIGALTGVFAISLGIGGGVLMVPLLAHYLKIPAKQSVPLGLFFVIFSSISGVLSLERHDLLDLYDLQWGLMVGIGSVIGVVIGVRLMPLVPALWHRRALLGIYAISIGISIYKWF; from the coding sequence ATGGATATGATCAACCTAGTTTTGTTTTTGCTATTGGGCGGATTTACAGGTTTGCTTTCTGGATTTTTTGGAATCGGGGGGGGGATGGTGATTGTGCCTGTGATGCTGGTTTTAGGGCATTCTTATGATAGTGCAGTGGGCATTTCCATTTTACAAATGGTCTTTTCTTCTGTGGTGGGGAGTTGGACTAATTTTAAAAAGGGGTTTTTAGATGTGCGCACGGGGATTTTTGTGGGGCTTGGGGGGATGGTGGGGGCAAGCTTTAGCGGGCTGATTTTGCGCACCTTTTCGCATAAATTTCTCTTAGGGGTTTTTATTTTGGTAACTCTCTATTCTTTTTTGCGTTTTGCGTTTAAGAGTAAAAGCCCTGCTGTAGACAGTCCCCAAGACTTTACCCTAGATACTAGAACCAAGCTTATTTTAGTATCCATCGGCGCGCTCACGGGAGTTTTTGCGATTAGTCTAGGCATTGGAGGAGGGGTGCTGATGGTGCCCTTGTTGGCGCATTACCTGAAAATCCCCGCTAAACAAAGTGTGCCCTTGGGGCTTTTCTTTGTGATTTTTTCCTCTATAAGCGGCGTGCTCTCTTTAGAGAGGCATGATCTACTAGACTTGTATGACCTGCAATGGGGTTTGATGGTGGGTATTGGGAGTGTGATAGGTGTGGTGATAGGTGTGCGTCTGATGCCCTTAGTGCCTGCTCTTTGGCATCGGCGCGCTCTGTTGGGGATTTATGCGATCTCTATTGGCATATCTATCTATAAATGGTTTTAA
- a CDS encoding NAD(+)/NADH kinase produces the protein MNNPPVSFVHIVLKPLVSPKCIHSLEQALKSAQITYDFNPKSEGVVLCLGGDGTLLGALRSGAACFGVHVGHLGFLSAANLENLQSFLEELKRGHYKIEKHLMLEAWLEDEQEKSESFVCANDIVVSRKDVYGILELELFVDDKLANIYQVDGLIFATPLGSSAYNISVGGSVVHPLCENILITPIAPHSLTQRPLILGAHVRLGVRSKKSCMVVIDGQQHHFMHPGQRLILRRASKQATLLQPLERDYFRVLREKFSWGGRN, from the coding sequence ATGAATAATCCTCCGGTATCTTTTGTGCATATCGTCCTTAAGCCCCTCGTGTCTCCAAAATGCATACATAGCCTTGAACAAGCCCTAAAGAGCGCCCAAATTACTTATGACTTCAATCCTAAATCTGAAGGGGTTGTGCTTTGTTTGGGTGGAGATGGCACGCTTTTGGGAGCTTTGCGTAGCGGAGCGGCATGTTTTGGTGTGCATGTAGGACACTTGGGATTTTTAAGCGCGGCTAATTTAGAAAACTTACAGAGCTTTTTAGAAGAATTAAAAAGAGGGCATTACAAAATTGAAAAACACTTGATGTTAGAGGCTTGGCTTGAAGATGAGCAAGAAAAAAGCGAGTCTTTTGTCTGTGCAAACGATATTGTCGTGAGCCGTAAAGATGTCTATGGTATTTTGGAATTAGAATTATTTGTTGATGACAAATTGGCCAATATCTATCAAGTAGATGGCCTCATCTTTGCAACTCCGCTTGGATCGAGCGCTTATAATATTAGTGTGGGTGGCTCTGTGGTGCACCCTCTTTGTGAAAATATCCTCATCACGCCCATAGCCCCCCATTCTCTCACACAAAGACCTTTGATTTTAGGCGCGCATGTGCGCTTGGGCGTGCGGTCTAAAAAATCTTGCATGGTTGTGATAGATGGGCAACAACACCATTTCATGCACCCGGGCCAAAGATTAATACTTAGGCGCGCTTCCAAACAGGCAACCTTACTCCAGCCTCTTGAACGGGATTATTTTAGAGTCCTTAGAGAAAAATTTTCTTGGGGTGGGCGTAATTAG
- a CDS encoding DNA repair protein RecN, whose amino-acid sequence MVESLEVQDALVFKTLSLHFHPRLNVISGASGSGKSVLLECLLGSIAHARLHAKTLKASWKLLTNHKITASKDKQTRYVCDGVPISKKALSARFDPHILHISSYKHTHELQAHFLLEILDSYVDSKLRLEFQEVYEDYLETRDRLTRLQQEHQDIETRKEMVDFELSKLRALNLEEGAYARLESIKAQHRNKEERGMRVQEGLHALEGMDVIHKALASSSASLEFVQQLTQNLEEARQILLDEAFKLEELENIDMDNLLDEMAKLGAIVRKYGGEAQARAQREKLEQDYQHYCHHNEALQEVQHTLTRLENTCMQLGLQIREARHEYLPAMQAILEEYSAKLLLKNPLLRLEDTHLNAQGLDTLQLSLGNSASATLSAGEFNRLRLAILAIKAKRCQQTTPTQTILVDELDTNLSGQESACVASILKELSTLYQVIAISHAPHLPGLADAHFLVYKEGENTRAKLLNKQEQILEIARMVDANLGQEALAYARMKLECS is encoded by the coding sequence ATGGTAGAGAGTTTAGAGGTCCAAGACGCTTTAGTTTTTAAAACCCTGTCTTTGCATTTTCATCCCCGCTTAAATGTGATCAGTGGGGCGAGCGGGAGTGGAAAAAGCGTGTTACTAGAATGTCTTTTAGGGAGCATCGCCCATGCGCGCTTGCATGCTAAAACCCTAAAAGCTTCTTGGAAACTCCTCACAAACCACAAAATCACCGCTTCTAAGGACAAACAAACACGCTATGTCTGCGATGGCGTGCCTATTTCTAAAAAAGCCCTTTCTGCGCGTTTTGATCCCCATATTTTGCATATTTCTAGCTACAAACACACCCACGAGCTCCAAGCGCATTTCCTCTTAGAAATTTTAGATAGCTATGTGGATTCAAAGTTGCGCCTTGAATTTCAAGAGGTGTATGAGGACTATTTAGAAACGCGCGATCGTCTAACACGACTCCAGCAAGAACATCAAGATATAGAAACACGCAAAGAGATGGTAGATTTTGAGCTATCCAAATTGCGCGCGCTCAATTTAGAAGAGGGGGCCTACGCGCGCTTAGAATCCATCAAAGCGCAACACCGCAACAAGGAAGAGAGGGGTATGCGTGTTCAAGAAGGGTTGCACGCCTTAGAGGGCATGGATGTTATTCACAAAGCTTTGGCTTCTAGTTCTGCCTCGCTAGAGTTTGTCCAGCAACTCACACAAAACCTTGAAGAGGCCCGTCAAATTTTGCTAGATGAAGCCTTTAAGCTTGAGGAACTAGAAAATATTGACATGGATAACCTGCTAGATGAGATGGCCAAACTAGGGGCCATTGTGCGTAAATATGGGGGTGAAGCCCAAGCGCGCGCGCAGAGGGAAAAATTAGAACAGGATTATCAACACTATTGCCATCATAATGAAGCCCTTCAAGAAGTCCAGCACACATTAACACGCCTAGAAAATACTTGCATGCAACTAGGCTTGCAAATTAGAGAAGCCCGCCATGAGTATTTGCCCGCTATGCAGGCCATATTAGAGGAATACAGCGCAAAACTTTTGCTCAAAAACCCCCTTTTGCGCCTAGAGGACACTCATTTAAACGCGCAGGGCCTAGACACTCTCCAACTATCTTTAGGCAATAGCGCGTCTGCTACATTGAGCGCAGGGGAGTTTAATCGCCTGCGCCTAGCGATTTTAGCCATCAAAGCCAAGCGTTGCCAACAAACCACCCCCACACAAACGATCTTAGTGGACGAGTTGGACACTAATTTAAGCGGGCAAGAGAGCGCGTGCGTGGCTAGTATTCTCAAAGAACTCAGCACCCTGTATCAAGTGATCGCCATCTCCCACGCCCCCCATCTGCCCGGTTTAGCTGACGCGCATTTTTTAGTCTATAAAGAGGGAGAGAATACTCGGGCTAAATTGCTCAACAAACAAGAACAGATCTTAGAAATTGCGCGCATGGTGGATGCTAATTTGGGGCAGGAAGCTTTGGCGTATGCGAGGATGAAGCTTGAGTGCTCTTAG
- a CDS encoding NFACT family protein, translating into MSALSYNLLYNVAKLLRQQNKITIRHHQNIFSLDTPKYLFKACLQKGQSYIFVDSSKDCNYPKTPLNLALEKHASNATILDAFLENEDRILKIALECAHSYKKTQAFLQLEFTGKHSNAILLDSQGRVLEALHFLTPEQSYRPVRKHQTLAPLKKTSFVRPPLEEIDTPTLLRALQDIHTKYSAQRLEQAKAQLHQAWCKKQDNLEMILAGLPSATQLEQNALEQRQHANLLLTHLYTLKSADLYAPQIFLENQCIVLPPRSRSFSDAANKLFKMAKKSAQKATHIVLQRENLTSKITFLKAKIHFLQEASLEELELLRPKTKRQTSKNIHLESFEIEGLRVVIGRNQQENRDLLKMARARDIWAHVYNVPGPHMVVFSHPFNPSETLLIKACTLLAKLVCPNPSSQSFKVRVDYTQRKNVKFAPKTPGAHVFYTHFETITIAI; encoded by the coding sequence TTGAGTGCTCTTAGCTATAATCTTTTATACAATGTCGCCAAACTCCTCAGGCAACAAAATAAGATCACCATCCGCCACCACCAAAATATTTTTTCTTTAGACACCCCTAAATATCTTTTTAAAGCTTGTTTGCAAAAGGGGCAGAGTTATATTTTTGTGGACTCCTCTAAAGATTGCAATTATCCTAAAACTCCTCTCAACCTCGCCCTAGAAAAACATGCCTCTAACGCCACGATCTTAGACGCCTTTTTAGAAAATGAGGATCGCATTCTTAAAATCGCCCTAGAATGCGCGCATAGCTACAAAAAAACCCAAGCTTTTTTACAACTTGAGTTTACCGGCAAACACAGCAACGCTATTTTATTAGACTCTCAGGGGCGCGTTTTAGAAGCCCTGCATTTTCTAACTCCTGAGCAGAGTTACCGCCCCGTGCGCAAACACCAAACCCTAGCCCCCCTTAAAAAGACCTCCTTTGTGCGTCCTCCTTTAGAAGAGATAGACACCCCTACTCTCTTGCGCGCTTTGCAGGACATCCATACCAAATACAGCGCACAAAGACTTGAGCAGGCAAAAGCACAGCTCCACCAAGCATGGTGCAAAAAACAGGACAATTTAGAAATGATTTTGGCTGGATTACCCAGTGCCACCCAACTTGAGCAAAACGCCCTAGAACAACGCCAACACGCTAATTTACTTCTCACACATCTATACACCCTTAAGAGCGCTGATCTCTACGCGCCGCAGATTTTTTTAGAAAATCAATGTATCGTTTTACCACCGCGCTCTCGATCTTTTAGCGATGCGGCTAATAAACTTTTTAAAATGGCTAAAAAGAGCGCGCAAAAAGCTACCCACATTGTCCTACAAAGAGAAAATCTCACCTCTAAGATCACTTTTTTAAAAGCCAAAATACATTTTTTGCAAGAAGCTAGCCTAGAAGAATTAGAATTGCTCAGACCTAAAACTAAACGCCAAACCTCTAAAAACATCCATTTAGAAAGCTTTGAGATTGAGGGGTTGCGGGTAGTGATTGGGCGCAACCAACAGGAGAATCGCGATTTGCTCAAAATGGCGCGCGCGCGTGATATTTGGGCGCATGTCTATAATGTTCCGGGCCCCCATATGGTGGTTTTCTCTCACCCTTTTAACCCCTCCGAGACACTTTTGATCAAAGCTTGCACCCTCTTGGCTAAATTAGTCTGTCCAAATCCTAGCAGTCAATCTTTTAAGGTCCGTGTAGATTATACGCAGAGAAAAAATGTCAAATTTGCGCCCAAAACTCCCGGAGCGCATGTTTTCTACACCCACTTTGAAACAATCACTATCGCAATCTAA
- the purD gene encoding phosphoribosylamine--glycine ligase, with product MKKRILIMGSGAREYALGRKFREDTRVGDIYFCPGNGGTQSFGINVNHSDHQQLVAFALEKKIDLIVIGATQPLVEGLSDLCESAGLKVFGPSQQASLLESSKSFAKEIAQLHNVPLAPFKILTSPNLNQLQDLHYPLVFKADSLCMDGVVIARDENASMAALDHFFNKREQKKVVVETYLEGMELSLFALVHHENYLLLPPCQTYKQLSGGGPTTEGMAFAPAGMCDTTLQRKIATRVIEPILKAMKDMGRPLVGVLYAGIMAIQEEGTLEPYLLEYNVRFGDPECSVLLPLIKTPLFDLFQATLEGNLQELSLELHPQYCLGVVLASKDYPYQMSEGQSVYIDPMDEKNGHLDLGEIAQENGVFSVSGGRVGACVGVGKSLLEAREHAYHLVHKVQFEGMQFREDIGS from the coding sequence ATGAAAAAAAGAATTTTAATTATGGGGAGTGGGGCACGCGAATACGCGCTAGGGCGCAAATTTAGAGAGGATACGCGTGTGGGCGACATTTATTTTTGCCCGGGTAATGGAGGAACTCAGAGTTTTGGCATCAATGTCAATCATTCTGATCACCAGCAATTAGTCGCATTTGCCCTAGAAAAAAAGATTGATTTGATTGTAATTGGAGCTACTCAACCTTTGGTAGAAGGTTTGAGCGATCTTTGTGAGAGCGCAGGGCTTAAAGTTTTTGGACCTAGCCAGCAAGCTAGCTTGCTAGAAAGCTCCAAGAGCTTTGCTAAGGAAATAGCCCAACTTCACAATGTGCCTTTGGCTCCTTTTAAAATTCTTACAAGCCCTAATTTGAATCAACTTCAAGACTTGCACTATCCCTTAGTATTTAAAGCTGATAGTTTGTGTATGGATGGAGTGGTGATCGCACGAGATGAGAATGCAAGCATGGCAGCCTTGGATCACTTTTTCAATAAAAGAGAGCAAAAAAAGGTAGTGGTTGAAACTTATTTGGAGGGCATGGAGCTTTCTCTCTTTGCTTTAGTGCACCATGAAAACTACTTACTTTTACCTCCTTGCCAAACTTATAAACAACTTTCTGGAGGAGGCCCCACTACAGAGGGGATGGCTTTTGCACCCGCTGGCATGTGCGATACCACTTTGCAGAGAAAGATCGCCACTAGGGTGATTGAACCCATTTTAAAAGCCATGAAGGATATGGGTAGACCTTTGGTAGGGGTTTTATATGCAGGCATCATGGCTATTCAAGAAGAAGGGACTTTAGAGCCCTATTTGCTCGAATACAATGTGCGTTTTGGAGACCCAGAATGCAGTGTGCTACTCCCTTTGATCAAAACTCCTTTATTTGATCTGTTTCAAGCGACTTTAGAGGGCAACTTGCAAGAATTGTCCCTAGAATTGCACCCACAATATTGCTTAGGTGTGGTGCTTGCCTCGAAAGATTACCCCTATCAAATGTCAGAGGGTCAAAGTGTCTATATCGATCCTATGGATGAAAAAAATGGGCATTTAGATTTAGGAGAGATTGCCCAAGAGAACGGGGTTTTTTCGGTCTCTGGAGGGCGTGTGGGGGCGTGTGTAGGAGTGGGGAAATCTCTTTTGGAGGCTAGAGAACATGCCTACCATCTTGTGCACAAGGTGCAGTTTGAAGGCATGCAATTCCGCGAGGATATTGGCTCTTGA
- a CDS encoding RDD family protein, with the protein MPDHYKLEETIYKERLVLAPWWCRVGAYGVDVLLVGLMAWDFNTRWLDALHLGFLLHAHAFLRYILLYTFLHLCYEGICMGCFWASVGKLVFHLRVVSLKSLDRPTFSERLKRFALKELALLCPFFYLSMDKFQRTFHDRGAKTLIIMR; encoded by the coding sequence ATGCCCGATCACTACAAACTAGAAGAAACCATTTACAAAGAACGCCTAGTGCTCGCGCCTTGGTGGTGTCGTGTGGGGGCTTATGGGGTAGATGTGCTCTTAGTGGGTTTGATGGCTTGGGATTTTAACACGCGTTGGTTAGACGCTCTGCATTTGGGCTTTTTACTCCATGCCCATGCTTTTTTACGCTATATCTTGCTATATACCTTTTTGCACTTGTGTTATGAGGGGATTTGCATGGGCTGTTTTTGGGCAAGTGTAGGGAAATTGGTGTTTCACTTGCGAGTCGTGAGTTTAAAAAGTTTAGATAGACCCACTTTTTCAGAAAGATTAAAGCGTTTTGCTCTCAAGGAACTTGCTTTATTGTGTCCTTTCTTTTATCTCTCTATGGATAAATTTCAACGCACCTTTCATGACAGAGGGGCGAAGACTTTGATCATCATGAGATGA